The Ciona intestinalis B CG-2006 mitochondrion, complete genome region GTTATAGGACTCATACTCCTATTAAGAGTGAAAACTCTCTTTAGATTTGATTTAACATATAAAATGTAGTTAATTGTTAATTAACTTAAACGGAAAGAATAGACCGTAATTAAAATTGATAAATTTGTTTTTCCCTTTTGAATCTTCTTTCATAATCTTTCCTATAAGATTAGTTTTATTATTATTTAGATTTATATTTATTAGAAGAAATTTTTTAAGTAAAGGGATATTTTTTCTAATTATAAGGCAATTTACTAGTAAATTTTCTAGAATATTTTTTTTTTATTTCTCAGTATTTTTTGTTATTTTATTCATAAATTTACTGGGTATAATACCTTTTAGGTTTTCTGTATCTTCACTTTTGGTTGTTACTTTTTCATTTTCTGTGATATTATGGATTTCTACTATTATTCGGAGGTATTCAAACAATTTCAAATA contains the following coding sequences:
- the ATP6 gene encoding ATP synthase F0 subunit 6; this encodes MMNLFFPFESSFMIFPMGLVLLLFGFMFIGGNFLSKGMFFLIMGQFTSKFSGMFFFYFSVFFVILFMNLLGMMPFGFSVSSLLVVTFSFSVMLWISTIIRGYSNNFKYNIAHLLPLGTPYALVLMLVWIEIMSQFARPLALGIRLMANITAGHLLLHLISQGFFFLGPMGILMMFLFSTLVILEIAVSFIQPYVFGLLLSLYMNEGLGTE